Proteins found in one Labrenzia sp. VG12 genomic segment:
- a CDS encoding ABC transporter ATP-binding protein, which translates to MSFLSIQDLSVRLSNGIPLLRSVSLDVSAGEVRALVGESGAGKSMIGKAVLGILPRAAHLTDGRIVLDGEDLESLSPKTRRQRIGARVALIPQDPLTALNPSRRVGPQVTDRLVDILGWKRPAAEARALELLEEVHIEAPERVMKAYPHELSGGMRQRVLIASAFAAEPKLIIADEPTTALDVTVQKQILKLIRDMQQRHGTALLFVTHDLGVVSKIAQTLSVLYAGKVVEETGVEHFFAGPSHPYSRALLAATPKYTDPDGSLTPVPDSVVSAVDAEIAAFDAKRLEAGQR; encoded by the coding sequence ATGAGTTTCCTGTCCATTCAAGACCTGAGCGTCCGGCTTTCCAACGGCATTCCGCTGCTTCGCAGTGTTTCACTCGATGTTTCTGCGGGCGAGGTTCGCGCGCTGGTCGGCGAGAGCGGCGCCGGCAAGAGCATGATCGGCAAGGCCGTGCTTGGGATCCTTCCAAGGGCCGCGCACCTAACGGACGGTCGCATCGTTCTCGATGGCGAGGATCTGGAAAGTCTCTCGCCCAAGACCCGCCGGCAACGCATCGGCGCGCGTGTGGCGCTGATCCCGCAGGACCCGCTCACCGCGCTCAATCCGTCGCGAAGAGTGGGCCCTCAAGTCACCGACCGGTTGGTCGACATTCTGGGATGGAAACGCCCGGCGGCCGAAGCCCGTGCGCTGGAGCTTCTGGAGGAAGTTCACATCGAGGCACCCGAAAGGGTGATGAAGGCCTACCCGCACGAGCTTTCCGGCGGCATGCGGCAGCGTGTGTTGATTGCCTCCGCTTTTGCCGCCGAGCCGAAACTGATCATAGCCGACGAGCCGACCACCGCGCTGGATGTCACGGTCCAGAAGCAGATCCTGAAACTGATCCGGGACATGCAACAACGGCATGGCACCGCGCTTCTGTTTGTCACGCATGATCTCGGCGTCGTTTCAAAGATCGCGCAGACACTGAGCGTGCTTTATGCCGGCAAGGTGGTGGAGGAGACCGGTGTCGAACACTTCTTTGCTGGCCCCTCCCACCCCTATTCGCGTGCGCTGCTGGCGGCAACGCCCAAATACACCGACCCGGACGGCTCACTCACCCCGGTTCCCGACAGCGTGGTCAGCGCCGTCGATGCGGAAATAGCCGCCTTTGATGCAAAGCGACTGGAGGCGG
- a CDS encoding ABC transporter permease, which produces MLDARAHVRRLPGLRLWLSGGWLTLLVLAAIFAPLISPHDPLAQDLFAGRLPPVWEQGADPAYLLGTDSLGRDLLSRMLYGARVALIVALVAGTLTCLIGSALGLIAGYFRGWADLVISRLIDIWMAFPPVLFAILLIAVIGTGLTSVIVAIVVIDWTRFARVVRAEAMSQGAMDYVASAQVAGRTRIGTALAEILPNVLPTIVALLTLEMGIAVIVEAILSFVNLSISTDQPTWGGMIAEGRASIYQAWWVLVFPLFTLFLTVLSFSQFGEGLKEHFDPVLR; this is translated from the coding sequence ATGCTTGACGCCAGAGCACATGTCCGCCGTTTGCCCGGTCTGCGCCTTTGGCTGAGCGGAGGCTGGCTGACCCTCCTTGTCCTGGCCGCCATCTTCGCCCCCCTGATCAGTCCCCATGACCCGCTGGCCCAGGATCTCTTTGCCGGGCGACTGCCGCCGGTCTGGGAACAGGGCGCCGACCCGGCCTATCTGCTGGGCACGGACAGCCTGGGCCGCGATCTCCTGAGCCGCATGCTGTATGGTGCCCGCGTGGCCCTGATCGTGGCGCTGGTGGCCGGCACGCTGACCTGCCTGATCGGATCGGCACTTGGACTGATTGCCGGCTATTTCCGGGGCTGGGCCGATCTGGTGATCTCGCGCCTGATCGACATCTGGATGGCCTTCCCGCCTGTGCTCTTTGCCATCCTCCTCATAGCCGTCATCGGCACCGGCCTGACCTCCGTGATCGTCGCAATCGTGGTGATCGACTGGACGCGGTTTGCGCGCGTCGTGCGGGCAGAAGCCATGAGCCAGGGCGCCATGGATTATGTGGCGTCGGCCCAGGTCGCGGGCAGAACCCGCATCGGAACCGCGCTTGCGGAGATCCTGCCCAACGTGCTGCCGACGATCGTCGCCCTTCTGACCCTTGAAATGGGCATCGCCGTTATCGTCGAGGCGATCCTCTCCTTCGTGAACCTCTCCATTTCCACCGATCAACCGACCTGGGGCGGCATGATCGCCGAGGGGCGTGCCTCGATCTACCAGGCCTGGTGGGTGCTGGTGTTTCCGCTCTTCACCCTGTTCCTGACGGTGCTCAGCTTCTCCCAGTTCGGCGAGGGCTTGAAGGAACATTTTGACCCGGTGCTGCGATGA